A DNA window from Streptococcus mutans contains the following coding sequences:
- a CDS encoding dihydrofolate reductase, with the protein MNNKREKKIVAIWAEDDRHLIGVKGSLPWHLPKELNHFKEMTMGQALLMGRVTFDGMNRRVLPGRDTLILTHDPQFKAEGVSIVHSVPEALSWYRQQDKSLFIVGGASIYKAFESYYDKIIKTSVHGQFEGDTYFPLRDFSSFQEISQAFFEKDENNSHDFTVTVLEKKE; encoded by the coding sequence ATGAACAATAAGCGAGAAAAGAAAATTGTTGCCATTTGGGCAGAAGATGACAGACACTTAATTGGAGTTAAAGGCAGTCTTCCTTGGCATTTACCCAAAGAGTTGAACCATTTTAAAGAGATGACCATGGGGCAAGCTCTATTGATGGGACGCGTTACCTTTGATGGTATGAACCGCCGTGTGTTACCTGGACGTGACACCTTGATTTTAACTCATGATCCACAGTTTAAGGCAGAAGGTGTAAGCATTGTCCACAGTGTCCCAGAAGCTCTTTCTTGGTACAGGCAGCAAGACAAAAGTTTATTTATTGTTGGTGGTGCATCTATTTATAAAGCTTTTGAAAGTTATTATGATAAAATAATAAAAACATCAGTTCATGGACAGTTTGAAGGAGATACTTATTTTCCTCTAAGAGATTTTTCTAGTTTTCAGGAAATTTCTCAAGCTTTTTTTGAAAAAGATGAAAATAACAGTCATGACTTTACTGTTACTGTA
- the pnuC gene encoding nicotinamide riboside transporter PnuC, with translation MSRKASNIWDNFKWLWQEGKKLGFWGILQALWEDLVKNRSLSQWLYLLALSFPTLVLEFIGGTRHIAGFAAALTGILCVIFVAEGRISNYFIGFIHEMLYLYLSFENMYYGEVLTTLFFTVMQFVGAYYWLIGHREGQEKKVEVKDVKSRKLTPLGWLKSLGITIIVWLVFGFIYRSIGSHRPFWDSSTDGTNWSGQFLQTGMYSEQWLFWIATNVLSIFLWWGAEPHVMLMYIIYMINSIVGWVKWERDLRITQEQLA, from the coding sequence GTGTCTAGAAAAGCAAGCAATATCTGGGATAATTTTAAATGGCTGTGGCAAGAAGGTAAAAAATTAGGCTTTTGGGGGATATTACAAGCGCTATGGGAGGATTTGGTTAAAAATAGGAGCCTGTCGCAGTGGCTATACCTTTTAGCTCTTAGTTTTCCAACACTGGTTTTAGAATTTATCGGTGGAACACGGCACATTGCTGGTTTTGCGGCAGCACTGACAGGAATTCTATGTGTTATCTTTGTTGCTGAGGGGCGTATCAGTAATTATTTCATCGGTTTTATTCATGAAATGCTCTATCTTTATCTCAGTTTTGAAAATATGTATTATGGTGAAGTTTTAACAACCTTATTTTTCACTGTCATGCAATTTGTCGGTGCTTATTATTGGTTGATTGGACATCGTGAAGGACAGGAAAAGAAAGTTGAAGTAAAGGATGTTAAATCACGAAAACTGACACCCCTAGGCTGGTTGAAATCACTTGGAATTACAATTATTGTCTGGTTAGTTTTTGGCTTTATTTATCGATCAATCGGTTCGCATCGCCCTTTTTGGGATAGTTCAACAGATGGTACCAATTGGAGCGGTCAGTTTCTTCAAACAGGCATGTACAGTGAACAATGGCTCTTTTGGATTGCGACCAATGTTCTCAGCATTTTTCTTTGGTGGGGTGCAGAACCACATGTTATGCTCATGTATATTATTTATATGATTAATAGTATTGTTGGTTGGGTAAAATGGGAACGTGATCTTAGAATAACTCAAGAACAGTTAGCTTAA
- a CDS encoding thymidylate synthase, with protein sequence MSKADFIFKKNIKKILTDGVWSEQARPKYKNGKTANSKYITGAFAEYDLAKGEFPITTLRPIAIKSAIKEVFWIYQDQTNELAILNDKYGVRYWNDWEVKQTGTIGERYGAIVKKHDIMNKILKQLEENPWNRRNVISLWDYEAFEKTEGLLPCAFQTMFDVRRVNGEIYLDATLTQRSNDMLVAHHINAMQYVALQMMIAKHFGWKVGKFFYFVNNLHIYDNQFEQAEELLRREPVVCQPHLVLNVPNKTNFFDIKPEDFELLDYEPVKPQLKFDLAI encoded by the coding sequence ATGTCTAAGGCAGATTTTATTTTCAAAAAAAATATAAAAAAAATCTTAACTGATGGTGTCTGGAGCGAACAGGCTCGTCCTAAATATAAAAATGGCAAGACAGCCAATTCTAAATATATTACAGGCGCTTTTGCAGAATATGATCTTGCAAAAGGAGAATTTCCTATCACAACCCTTCGTCCGATTGCTATCAAGTCAGCTATCAAGGAAGTATTCTGGATCTATCAGGATCAGACCAACGAATTAGCCATCTTAAATGATAAGTACGGTGTTAGGTATTGGAATGATTGGGAAGTCAAGCAAACAGGAACCATCGGAGAACGTTATGGTGCCATTGTTAAGAAACATGATATTATGAATAAAATTCTCAAACAATTGGAAGAAAATCCTTGGAATCGACGCAATGTCATCTCTCTTTGGGATTATGAAGCCTTTGAAAAAACAGAAGGTCTCCTACCTTGTGCCTTTCAAACCATGTTCGATGTTCGTCGTGTGAATGGCGAAATTTATTTAGATGCTACCTTAACACAGCGCTCCAACGATATGCTGGTTGCTCACCATATCAACGCCATGCAATATGTCGCTTTGCAGATGATGATCGCCAAACACTTTGGTTGGAAGGTTGGTAAATTCTTCTATTTTGTCAATAATCTTCATATTTATGATAATCAATTTGAACAAGCAGAGGAATTATTGCGGAGAGAGCCAGTGGTTTGTCAACCGCATTTGGTATTGAATGTCCCAAATAAAACTAATTTCTTTGATATTAAACCTGAAGATTTTGAATTATTGGATTATGAACCGGTTAAACCACAATTAAAATTTGATTTAGCTATTTAA
- a CDS encoding hydroxymethylglutaryl-CoA synthase: MRIGIDKIGFTSSQYVLNMKDLAEARGEDPQKFSKGLLLNALSIAPITDDVVTLAAGSANEILTAEDKEKIDMVILATESSVDQSKAGAVYVHSLLGIQPFARSFEMKEACYSATAALNYAKLHVEKHPDTRVLVLASDIAKYGIGTPGESTQGAGSIAMLVKKDPRILILHDETLAQTRDLMDFWRPNYTTTPYVNGMYSTKQYLDMLKTTWAEYQKRFDVSLTDFAAFCFHLPFPKLALKGFNKIMDKQVPSDLQEKLKVNFEASILYSKQIGNIYTGSLFLGLLSLLENSQNLVAGDKIALFSYGSGAVAEIFTGTLVKGFKEQLQTNRLDKLKRRTPLSVENYEKIFFEEAQLDDKGNASFKEYQTGPFALKEILEHQRIYGKVNES, encoded by the coding sequence ATGAGAATTGGGATTGATAAAATTGGTTTTACAAGCAGCCAATATGTCCTGAATATGAAAGATTTAGCTGAGGCCCGTGGCGAAGATCCCCAAAAATTCAGTAAAGGACTTTTGCTGAATGCTCTTAGCATCGCTCCTATTACCGACGACGTTGTCACCCTAGCAGCCGGATCAGCCAATGAAATTCTGACTGCAGAGGATAAAGAAAAAATTGATATGGTCATTTTGGCTACCGAATCCAGTGTTGACCAAAGTAAGGCTGGAGCTGTTTATGTACATTCCTTATTAGGTATTCAGCCTTTTGCGCGCAGCTTTGAGATGAAAGAGGCATGCTACAGTGCTACTGCAGCCCTCAACTATGCTAAACTGCATGTTGAAAAACATCCTGACACGCGTGTGCTTGTTCTTGCTAGCGATATTGCCAAATACGGAATTGGAACTCCCGGAGAATCTACTCAAGGAGCCGGCAGCATTGCCATGCTGGTCAAAAAAGATCCCCGTATTCTTATTCTTCATGATGAGACCTTAGCTCAGACACGTGATCTTATGGATTTTTGGCGGCCAAATTATACAACAACACCTTATGTTAATGGTATGTATTCTACCAAACAATATTTGGATATGCTGAAAACGACTTGGGCAGAATATCAAAAACGTTTTGATGTTTCTTTAACTGATTTTGCAGCTTTTTGCTTTCATCTTCCTTTTCCTAAACTAGCTCTTAAAGGCTTTAACAAAATCATGGATAAGCAAGTCCCATCTGATTTGCAGGAAAAACTTAAGGTGAATTTTGAAGCTTCCATTCTTTATAGCAAGCAAATCGGAAATATCTATACAGGTTCACTCTTTTTAGGACTCCTTTCTCTTTTGGAAAATAGTCAAAATCTTGTGGCTGGTGATAAGATTGCTCTTTTTAGCTATGGTAGCGGGGCTGTTGCTGAAATTTTCACAGGAACACTGGTTAAAGGTTTCAAAGAACAGCTACAGACTAATCGTCTTGACAAACTCAAAAGACGGACTCCCTTATCTGTTGAGAATTACGAGAAAATCTTTTTTGAAGAGGCTCAACTTGATGACAAAGGAAATGCTTCTTTCAAAGAATATCAGACAGGACCTTTTGCCTTAAAAGAAATCCTTGAACACCAAAGAATCTATGGTAAAGTCAATGAATCCTAA
- a CDS encoding hydroxymethylglutaryl-CoA reductase, degradative, whose protein sequence is MVKSMNPKKINWSGFSRKTLQERLKHLEKHQLLSTEELKKLCQNQQLPLETANQMVENVLGTFSLPFALAPDFLIDGKEYQVPFVTEEPSVVAAASFAAKIIKRSGGFSTKIHNRQILGQVALYDVDDFDKAHKNILDKKALLLSLANEAHPSIVKRGGGACDLMTEIKGSFLIVYLSVDTKEAMGANIVNTMLETLAAPLEELSGGQSLMAILSNYATEALVTAQCQVNLRFLSRDKTEAKKLARKMDLASQLAQIDVYRASTHNKGIFNGIDALVLATGNDWRAIEAGGHVYASRDSHYRGLSAWSYDDKNEILKGKITLPMPIATKGGSIGLNPTVQCAYDLLGNPTAKELAAIIAAVGLAQNFAALKALTSTGIQAGHMKLQAKSLALLAGAKEKEVSALVSQLLKAKHMNLETAQTLLKNLR, encoded by the coding sequence ATGGTAAAGTCAATGAATCCTAAAAAAATTAACTGGTCAGGTTTTTCTAGAAAGACATTGCAAGAACGCCTGAAACATTTAGAAAAACATCAGCTGCTAAGCACAGAAGAGTTGAAGAAACTCTGTCAAAATCAACAATTACCTTTAGAGACTGCCAATCAAATGGTCGAAAATGTCTTAGGAACTTTTTCGCTGCCTTTCGCCCTAGCACCAGATTTTCTCATTGATGGGAAGGAATATCAGGTTCCTTTTGTAACTGAAGAGCCTTCTGTTGTTGCGGCAGCTAGTTTTGCAGCTAAAATTATCAAACGTTCTGGTGGTTTTTCTACTAAAATTCATAATCGTCAAATACTTGGCCAAGTGGCTCTTTATGATGTGGATGACTTTGATAAAGCACACAAAAATATCTTGGACAAGAAGGCCTTACTCCTATCTTTAGCCAATGAGGCACACCCTTCTATCGTTAAGCGTGGCGGCGGCGCTTGCGATTTGATGACAGAGATTAAAGGGAGTTTTCTAATTGTTTATCTGAGTGTTGACACCAAAGAGGCCATGGGAGCAAATATAGTTAATACTATGCTGGAAACCTTAGCTGCTCCTTTAGAAGAACTATCTGGCGGACAAAGTCTCATGGCTATTCTTTCTAACTACGCAACAGAAGCTTTGGTAACAGCACAATGTCAGGTTAATCTTCGTTTCCTCAGTCGTGATAAGACAGAAGCCAAAAAATTAGCTCGAAAAATGGACTTAGCCAGTCAACTAGCCCAAATTGACGTTTATCGAGCCAGCACCCACAATAAGGGTATTTTTAATGGCATCGATGCTCTTGTACTAGCTACAGGTAACGATTGGCGTGCTATTGAGGCTGGTGGACATGTTTATGCTAGTAGAGACAGCCACTATCGTGGTCTTTCTGCTTGGTCCTATGATGACAAAAATGAGATATTAAAGGGCAAGATAACCCTACCTATGCCCATTGCTACTAAGGGAGGATCTATTGGGTTAAATCCAACTGTTCAATGCGCTTATGATTTGCTTGGAAATCCGACTGCTAAAGAATTAGCTGCTATCATTGCTGCTGTAGGTCTGGCTCAAAATTTTGCCGCCCTTAAAGCCTTGACTAGCACAGGTATCCAAGCTGGACATATGAAACTTCAGGCAAAGTCCTTAGCCTTGCTTGCAGGCGCTAAGGAAAAAGAAGTCTCAGCTCTTGTTTCTCAGCTTCTTAAAGCTAAGCATATGAATTTAGAAACCGCGCAAACACTTTTAAAAAATTTAAGATAA
- a CDS encoding DUF1836 domain-containing protein gives MEKILYPKWDDLPELDLYLDQVLLYVNQTTDAAASKDKGLTASMINNYVKHGHIEKPIKKKYNRKQVARLIVITALKNVFSIQEISQTLTVLTANNSSKNLYNDFVTCMNTDERQDIAPVVVSACQTLKLYLQTHQLVLELERSDINESNTNSETK, from the coding sequence TTGGAAAAAATACTTTATCCAAAATGGGATGACCTTCCTGAACTTGATTTATATTTAGACCAAGTCCTGCTCTATGTTAATCAGACCACAGATGCTGCTGCTTCTAAAGACAAAGGACTAACAGCTTCTATGATTAATAATTATGTCAAACATGGTCATATTGAAAAGCCAATCAAGAAAAAATATAATCGAAAACAGGTCGCTCGTTTGATTGTTATTACTGCTCTCAAAAATGTCTTCTCTATCCAAGAGATTAGCCAGACTTTGACCGTTTTAACAGCAAATAACTCTTCAAAAAACCTTTATAATGACTTTGTCACCTGTATGAACACCGATGAAAGACAAGATATTGCCCCTGTAGTAGTATCAGCTTGTCAAACTCTAAAACTTTATCTGCAAACACATCAGCTTGTCTTAGAACTAGAAAGAAGTGATATCAATGAGTCCAACACAAACTCTGAAACTAAGTAA
- the trhA gene encoding PAQR family membrane homeostasis protein TrhA, with product MSPTQTLKLSKQLSFGEEVANSVTHAVGAAIMLVLLPISAIYSYQHYGIAAAIGMSIFVISLFLMFLSSTVYHAMTYDSPQKYVLRIIDHSMIYIAIAGSYTPVALSLVGGWLGYLIIVLQWGTTIFGILYKIFAKKINDKFSLFLYLLMGWLVIFIIPAIVSKTGLAFWLLMLGGGLSYTVGAFFYAKKRPYFHMIWHLFILLASALQYIAIVYYML from the coding sequence ATGAGTCCAACACAAACTCTGAAACTAAGTAAACAATTGAGTTTTGGCGAAGAGGTTGCTAACAGTGTGACACACGCTGTTGGTGCAGCTATTATGCTTGTTCTGCTGCCTATTTCCGCCATTTACAGTTATCAACATTACGGAATAGCCGCTGCAATCGGAATGTCCATTTTTGTCATTAGTCTCTTTTTGATGTTTTTGTCATCAACTGTTTATCATGCTATGACTTATGATTCACCACAAAAATATGTTCTTCGTATTATTGATCACAGTATGATTTATATTGCTATTGCAGGAAGTTATACACCAGTTGCACTTTCACTGGTCGGAGGTTGGTTAGGCTACCTTATTATTGTTCTTCAGTGGGGCACTACTATTTTTGGTATTTTATATAAAATTTTTGCTAAGAAGATTAATGATAAATTCAGTCTTTTTCTTTATTTATTGATGGGATGGCTGGTTATCTTTATTATTCCAGCTATTGTCAGCAAGACTGGTCTAGCTTTTTGGCTTTTAATGTTAGGCGGTGGCTTATCTTATACTGTTGGAGCCTTCTTCTACGCTAAAAAGAGGCCTTATTTTCACATGATTTGGCATCTCTTTATTTTACTGGCTTCTGCTTTGCAATATATCGCTATTGTCTACTATATGCTATAA
- the fni gene encoding type 2 isopentenyl-diphosphate Delta-isomerase, which yields MTNRKDDHIKYALDYCSPYNSFDDIELIHHSLPDYDLAEIDLSTHFAGQDFDFPFYINAMTGGSQKGKEVNEKLAQVADTCGLLFVTGSYSTALKNPDDTSYQVKKSRPHLLLATNIGLDKPYQAGLQAVRDLRPLFLQVHINLMQELLMPEGEREFRSWKKHLSDYAKKLQLPFILKEVGFGMDVKTIQTAIDLGVKTVDISGRGGTSFAYIENRRGGNRSYLNQWGQTTAQVLLNAQPLMDKVEILASGGIRHPLDIIKALVLGAKAVGLSRTMLELVEQHSVHEVIAIVNGWKEDLRLIMCALNCQTIAELRNVDYLLYGRLREGQRQ from the coding sequence ATGACAAATAGAAAAGATGATCATATAAAATATGCCTTAGACTATTGTTCACCATATAATAGTTTCGATGACATAGAACTCATTCATCATTCTTTACCAGATTATGATTTAGCCGAGATTGATTTGTCTACACATTTTGCTGGTCAGGATTTTGATTTTCCTTTTTATATCAACGCTATGACAGGCGGAAGTCAAAAAGGGAAAGAAGTTAATGAAAAATTAGCTCAGGTAGCGGACACCTGTGGTCTTCTTTTTGTAACAGGTTCTTACAGTACAGCTCTTAAAAATCCAGACGATACTTCTTATCAGGTAAAAAAATCCAGACCTCATTTATTACTAGCAACCAATATCGGCCTTGACAAACCTTATCAGGCTGGCTTACAGGCAGTTAGGGATTTACGGCCTTTATTTCTTCAGGTTCATATTAATCTTATGCAGGAGCTCCTTATGCCAGAGGGGGAACGCGAATTTAGGTCTTGGAAGAAACATTTATCTGACTATGCGAAGAAACTACAACTTCCTTTTATTTTAAAAGAAGTTGGTTTTGGTATGGACGTTAAAACAATCCAAACTGCTATTGACCTAGGGGTTAAAACTGTCGATATTTCTGGCCGAGGCGGAACCAGTTTTGCTTATATCGAAAATAGACGTGGCGGAAATCGTTCTTATCTTAATCAATGGGGACAAACCACAGCGCAAGTTCTATTAAATGCTCAGCCGCTTATGGATAAGGTAGAAATCCTGGCTAGCGGCGGGATTCGTCATCCATTGGACATAATAAAAGCTTTGGTCCTTGGAGCCAAAGCGGTCGGTTTATCTCGAACGATGTTAGAATTAGTTGAACAGCATTCTGTTCATGAAGTCATTGCTATTGTAAATGGTTGGAAAGAAGATTTGCGCCTGATCATGTGCGCCCTTAACTGTCAAACGATTGCAGAACTTCGAAATGTTGACTATCTTTTATATGGGCGCTTAAGAGAAGGACAGAGACAATAA
- a CDS encoding phosphomevalonate kinase — MDNIIQVKTGGKLYIAGEYAILTPSQSAIIKNIPIYMTATIKSAKEISIWSDMFAYCVGMAADSNYSLIQETITVLANFLGKEIADLSPFSLEINGELGRDGKKFGIGSSGSVTILTLKALSRFYQLDLSTDTIFKLAAYTLIKRGDNGSMGDLACIAYDNLVYFTAFDRQLVRTWIVSDDLRTVLERDWGYRISVLYPKITCDFLVGWTKQPSISNKMVNLVKSSITPSFLKVSQENVEKLSQGLLNGQKDVIKESLATSSQLLENLNPAIYTERLRQLKAAEKGLDVIAKSSGSGGGDCGIALSFKDRDSHLLVERWQKAGIELLYQEKL, encoded by the coding sequence ATGGATAATATCATTCAAGTAAAAACAGGCGGTAAACTATATATTGCTGGTGAATATGCTATCTTAACTCCCAGTCAGTCGGCCATTATTAAAAACATTCCCATTTATATGACAGCTACTATCAAATCTGCCAAAGAAATTTCAATTTGGTCTGATATGTTTGCTTATTGTGTGGGTATGGCGGCTGACTCTAATTATAGCCTGATCCAAGAGACAATTACGGTTTTAGCAAATTTTTTGGGAAAAGAAATTGCTGATTTATCCCCTTTTTCCTTAGAAATTAATGGAGAATTGGGACGCGATGGGAAAAAATTCGGGATTGGTTCTAGTGGTAGTGTTACTATTTTAACCTTAAAAGCACTCTCTCGTTTCTATCAATTGGATTTATCGACAGATACTATCTTTAAGCTGGCTGCCTATACCTTAATTAAGCGTGGTGATAATGGTTCCATGGGAGATTTGGCTTGCATTGCCTATGATAATTTGGTTTATTTTACAGCTTTTGACCGCCAATTAGTAAGGACTTGGATAGTATCTGATGACCTAAGAACTGTTTTAGAGAGGGATTGGGGTTATCGCATTTCAGTCTTATATCCTAAAATCACTTGCGATTTTCTCGTTGGCTGGACCAAACAACCCTCTATTTCAAATAAGATGGTTAATCTTGTTAAATCTTCAATTACGCCATCCTTTTTAAAAGTCAGTCAGGAAAATGTCGAAAAACTTTCCCAAGGCTTGCTAAATGGTCAAAAAGATGTGATAAAAGAAAGTTTAGCAACTAGCAGCCAGCTCTTAGAAAATCTCAATCCAGCTATCTATACAGAACGTTTACGGCAATTAAAAGCAGCTGAGAAAGGTCTAGATGTCATTGCTAAGAGCAGTGGTTCTGGTGGCGGTGATTGTGGAATTGCTCTTTCTTTTAAAGACAGGGATAGTCACCTTTTAGTGGAACGCTGGCAAAAAGCTGGTATTGAATTGCTTTATCAAGAAAAATTATAG
- the mvaD gene encoding diphosphomevalonate decarboxylase, whose product MTVKSVKVKSYANIAIIKYWGKTNTKKMIPATSSISLTLENMYTETRLTLLRNAEADEFYIDHILQNEAEHRKISKVLDFFRKETPFFVKVETSNNMPTAAGLSSSSSGLSALVKAANIFFETNATQEELAQIAKFASGSSSRSFFGPLTAWDKDSGEIYPVPSDLKLAMIMLVLNDTRKPISSRQGMQRCSETSTNFADWIAQSEKDYVAMLDYLKAADFEKVGDLIEANALAMHATTRTANPPFSYLTKASYQAMERVKELRRQGERCYFTMDAGPNVKVLCLEKDLERLSRIFAQDYQIIVSKTKEL is encoded by the coding sequence GTGACCGTAAAATCTGTAAAAGTGAAGTCTTATGCAAATATTGCTATCATTAAATATTGGGGTAAGACAAATACTAAAAAAATGATTCCGGCAACCAGTAGTATTTCTTTGACTTTGGAAAATATGTATACGGAAACTAGACTGACTCTTTTAAGAAATGCAGAAGCTGATGAATTTTACATTGATCATATTTTACAAAATGAAGCAGAGCACCGAAAAATCAGTAAGGTTCTGGATTTTTTTAGAAAAGAGACTCCTTTTTTTGTTAAGGTAGAGACTTCCAACAATATGCCAACGGCAGCTGGTTTATCTTCAAGTTCTAGCGGTTTATCAGCTTTGGTTAAGGCTGCCAATATATTCTTTGAAACAAATGCAACTCAGGAAGAACTTGCCCAAATAGCCAAATTTGCTTCAGGTTCTTCTTCGCGTTCTTTTTTTGGACCTTTGACGGCATGGGATAAAGATTCAGGTGAGATTTATCCTGTACCGTCAGATTTAAAGTTAGCTATGATTATGTTGGTTTTGAACGATACCAGAAAACCTATTTCGAGCCGTCAAGGTATGCAGCGTTGTTCAGAGACCTCAACAAATTTTGCTGATTGGATTGCCCAATCTGAAAAGGATTATGTTGCTATGTTGGACTATTTAAAAGCTGCTGACTTTGAAAAAGTCGGCGATTTAATAGAAGCTAATGCTTTAGCTATGCATGCAACAACAAGAACCGCTAATCCTCCTTTTTCTTATTTAACTAAAGCTTCCTACCAAGCTATGGAAAGAGTAAAAGAACTGCGACGGCAAGGTGAAAGGTGTTATTTTACCATGGATGCAGGTCCTAATGTCAAAGTTTTGTGTCTCGAGAAAGATTTGGAGCGTCTATCTCGTATTTTTGCGCAAGACTATCAGATTATTGTGTCTAAAACAAAGGAACTTTAA
- a CDS encoding amino acid ABC transporter ATP-binding protein has translation MLEIKNLSKQFGDKLVLDNVSLTVNKGDVVVILGPSGSGKTTFLRCLNHLEKADKGHLTLDGQSYDLATLNRKEILTIRQKTAFVFQHYNLFANKTALENILEGLMTARKIPKEQAIQIAEQALEKVGLLSYKDYYPSQLSGGQQQRIGIARAIAVKPDLIFFDEPTSALDPELIGDVLGVMKQLAEEGVTMIVVTHEMSFAKDVANHVIFMDGGHIIEEASPKEFFSKPKEDRTRRFLARILSDDSYSVDYIL, from the coding sequence ATGTTAGAAATTAAAAATTTATCAAAACAATTTGGAGATAAACTTGTTCTTGACAATGTTAGCTTGACTGTTAACAAGGGAGATGTTGTCGTTATTTTGGGTCCTAGCGGTTCAGGAAAAACAACTTTTTTGCGCTGTCTTAATCACTTGGAAAAAGCAGATAAAGGACATCTAACTTTAGATGGACAATCTTATGATTTGGCAACACTTAATCGTAAAGAAATTTTGACCATTCGGCAAAAGACGGCCTTTGTTTTTCAACACTATAATCTTTTTGCTAATAAAACCGCTTTGGAGAATATTTTAGAAGGCTTAATGACTGCAAGAAAGATTCCCAAAGAACAAGCGATTCAAATTGCGGAGCAAGCCCTTGAAAAGGTAGGCTTATTGAGTTATAAAGATTATTATCCTAGTCAATTATCTGGTGGTCAGCAGCAAAGAATTGGGATTGCACGTGCCATTGCAGTCAAGCCAGATCTTATCTTTTTTGATGAACCAACATCGGCACTTGACCCTGAATTGATTGGTGATGTTTTGGGTGTCATGAAACAATTGGCTGAGGAGGGCGTTACCATGATTGTGGTCACGCATGAAATGAGTTTTGCCAAAGATGTGGCCAATCATGTCATTTTTATGGATGGTGGGCACATCATCGAAGAAGCTTCGCCAAAAGAATTTTTCTCGAAACCTAAAGAAGACAGAACGCGTCGCTTTTTAGCCCGGATTCTGTCTGATGATAGTTACTCAGTTGATTATATATTATAA
- a CDS encoding amino acid ABC transporter permease produces MDFSYIFHTFLLSLKGVPVTLVIMIVSILLSFLPALFLALGRIYKVKGVTTFSIVYLAFIRATPPILLILFFYSLLPSVLNTILKSSGLDIFKLNPIYYAFIIFSLMTTGSLSEILRSAILTVDKGQLEAAQSIGLTTTQSYLRIIFPQALRSALPNLCNLVINIVKGTSLVFVMTVKDITAIAKVEAAHGYQYFESYLVIFIIYIIICGLIQWSFSTLEKRFA; encoded by the coding sequence ATGGATTTTTCTTATATTTTTCATACATTTTTACTTTCCTTAAAGGGTGTTCCTGTGACCTTAGTCATCATGATAGTCTCTATACTGCTGAGCTTTTTACCGGCTTTGTTTTTGGCTTTGGGCAGAATTTACAAGGTAAAAGGTGTGACGACTTTTTCGATTGTTTATCTAGCTTTTATTAGAGCAACACCGCCTATTCTTTTGATTCTCTTTTTTTACAGTCTTTTACCCAGTGTTTTAAATACCATTTTAAAATCAAGCGGATTAGATATTTTTAAACTTAATCCTATTTATTATGCTTTTATTATCTTTAGTCTAATGACAACAGGGAGTCTATCAGAAATTTTACGATCTGCTATTTTAACGGTTGATAAGGGACAGTTGGAAGCAGCTCAGTCTATTGGTTTAACAACGACACAAAGTTATCTCAGAATTATTTTCCCACAGGCTTTGAGGTCTGCTCTTCCCAATCTTTGTAATTTGGTGATTAATATTGTTAAAGGAACTTCGCTTGTTTTTGTCATGACAGTTAAGGATATTACAGCAATAGCTAAGGTTGAAGCGGCTCATGGTTACCAATATTTTGAATCTTATCTTGTGATTTTCATTATTTATATTATTATTTGTGGTTTGATTCAGTGGAGCTTTTCAACTTTAGAAAAGCGTTTTGCTTAA